The proteins below are encoded in one region of Juglans microcarpa x Juglans regia isolate MS1-56 chromosome 4D, Jm3101_v1.0, whole genome shotgun sequence:
- the LOC121259205 gene encoding sister chromatid cohesion 1 protein 4-like isoform X2 → MFYSQFILAKKGPLGTIWIAAHLERKLRKNQVADTDIGVSVDSILFPDVPIALRLSSHLLLGVVRIYSRKVNYLFDDCSEALLKIKQAFRSTAVDLPPEESTAPYHSITLPETFDLDDFELPDNENFQGNYVDHHVSTKEQITLQDTMEGVIYSTSQFGLDERFGDGDTSQIGLDLDEELLLSKVVAPRDDGGSDADQQLSIQSVTLMSKDGSYEGIAEASEAMPVNGSGNQVVGLATDTEMLEYAQAPSTPGLLEEPDLSNVQEALACDDHMESEDRNLTGLVAGESTVNAGQRLDHHPGDNNTANLSSWNEFNPNTVEENGSIQGDLEIKQVKPQGFVPPTLSSMECTAEDNCLSNSLPSSNPADQTKPICPVSEFSDGTIGMLNGLDRAEDIHNGVVIDNEPSTPFVHQTDLKFACARVDETVASPGCSHVTSDFEDPVRRTFSSSTGALESKGYLEDDQASSRPEILNDVEIDNDVGVLCSHNKASVSNAVCTLESPEHPEVVNVEARACQEPKENETLNPVAHKFTLSNQSHVLQACNSHLSEPNMSSLGGDERLPNDVTDVCLKQNQISEPPLCGEIQAGSRMLDEQLDNAGADESRLNNLNSSGTSNFPAPEKMLSLPEGLTGKPNDFLAVSTPDKEALPGSVGAGAGIKLISGKKRSFTESTLTVQSLNSVESFGMTRSKRTAESIPDDDDLLSSILGRRSSVLKMKPTPPVPETVSTKRPRSAPRSSVLKRKVLMDDTMVLHGDTIRQQLTSTEDIRRVRKKAPCTPPEISTILRQFLEDEIFSEPIFTGMSAGLIFLHTETFDLSRTKVSENDQGNASSEVAKDMESSVGPKVAEESEMNESTVPVGVRSDLEAQPADTSIHTVTHQVEVYDFGSCDIDSQGQIKAVSDVQELKSSRDEPLGEITEIEIERGSAEVAEAVNCSTDPVSVDICNVTADLAVQPALVDKINDPSAFLPKDVSCMSPDKKLDSQTVEGDASMEDMSNGKAVNSLEIIQGDVGIGADGDKASLASEFNILGFENGTQTLEETEHNKNEDVVLPAEFGCEEKDPLTCSGEIKIDSMDSVELQLDVSNASLNDKENLNCPESDPLSIMDGEIPALDRPGVEDHRGFEDATVENDTEFLNVDDNEVAEEYDESMPCTEETRLFENSGWSSRTRAVAKYLQTSFDKQALQGRKALTMDNLLAGKTRKEASRMFFETLVLKTRDYIHVEQAKPFDNVNIKPRVKLMKSDF, encoded by the exons ATTCAATTCTTTTTCCCGACGTCCCAATTGCGCTCCGGTTGTCCAGCCATCTACTGCTTGGTGTGGTGAGAATATATTCTAGAAAGGTTAATTATCTGTTCGATGATTGCAGTGAGGCTTTGCTTAAGATAAAGCAAGCTTTTCGCTCCACTGCCGTTGATTTACCACCTGAAGAGTCTACTGCACCATACCATTCTATCACGTTGCCAGAGACTTTTGATCTTGATGATTTTGAGTTGCCAgataatgaaaattttcaagG TAATTATGTTGATCATCACGTGAGTACGAAGGAGCAGATTACACTCCAAGATACAATGGAGGGTGTGATTTATTCAACATCACAGTTTGGATTAGATG AGAGGTTTGGTGATGGCGACACTTCCCAGATTGGGTTAGACCTTGATGAG GAGCTGCTCTTAAGCAAGGTTGTAGCTCCAAGGGATGATGGTGGTTCAGA TGCTGATCAGCAGTTGTCCATCCAATCAGTGACACTTATGTCAAAGGATGGGAGTTATGAGGGGATAGCTGAAGCTTCAGAAGCCATGCCCGTGAATGGAAGTGGAAATCAG GTTGTAGGTCTAGCCACTGATACTGAAATGCTTGAGTATGCTCAGGCTCCATCCACTCCTGGATTATTGGAAGAGCCAGACTTGTCCAATGTTCAGGAGGCTTTGGCCTGTGATGATCATATGGAGTCAGAAGATCGCAATTTAACGGGATTAGTTGCAGGGGAGAGCACAGTAAATGCTGGCCAGAGGTTAGATCATCATCCTGGGGATAATAATACGGCGAATTTGTCTTCATGGAATGAATTTAATCCTAATACCGTTGAGGAGAATGGAAGCATTCAGGGTGACCTGGAGATCAAACAGGTTAAGCCACAGGGATTTGTGCCACCCACCCTATCGAGTATGGAGTGCACGGCGGAAGATAATTGCCTATCAAATTCTTTACCATCTTCAAATCCTGCTGATCAAACTAAACCCATTTGTCCGGTATCAGAATTTTCAGATGGGACCATTGGTATGTTGAATGGTCTGGACAGGGCTGAAGATATCCACAATGGAGTTGTTATAGACAACGAACCCAGTACACCCTTTGTCCATCAAACAGATCTGAAATTTGCCTGCGCTAGGGTGGATGAAACCGTTGCATCTCCTGGTTGCTCTCATGTCACCTCTGATTTTGAGGATCCTGTTCGTAGAACTTTTTCAAGTAGCACTGGTGCACTAGAGTCAAAGGGCTATCTAGAGGATGATCAAGCATCCTCAAGACCTGAAATTCTCAATGATGTTGAAATTGATAATGACGTGGGAGTGTTATGCTCCCATAACAAAGCATCGGTTTCAAATGCTGTCTGTACATTGGAATCACCGGAGCATCCCGAGGTTGTAAATGTTGAAGCTCGTGCTTGTCAAGAACCAAAAGAGAATGAGACTTTAAACCCTGTTGCTCACAAATTTACATTGTCAAATCAATCCCATGTGCTTCAGGCATGCAATTCCCATCTAAGCGAACCTAACATGTCATCTCTTGGAG GCGACGAGCGCCTTCCAAATGATGTTACTGATGTGTgcttaaaacaaaatcaaatttcaGAGCCTCCTCTATGTGGAGAAATTCAGGCAGGTTCCAGGATGTTAGATGAGCAACTGGACAATGCGGGCGCTGATGAGAGTCGGTTGAATAATTTAAATAGTTCTGGGACTTCTAACTTTCCTGCACCTGAAAAGATGCTCTCTCTACCAGAGGGGCTCACTGGTAAACCAAACGATTTTCTAGCAGTGTCTACACCAGACAAAGAAGCACTTCCTGGCAGTGTTGGAGCTGGTGCTGGGATCAAACTCATCTCAGGAAAAAAGCGCAGTTTCACAGAAAGTACTCTAACAGTGCAGAGTTTAAACTCAGTTGAATCTTTTGGCATGACACGATCCAAGAGAACTGCAGAGTCAATtcctgatgatgatgatttgtTGTCTTCCATTTTAG GAAGAAGATCTtcagttttgaaaatgaagcCTACTCCACCTGTACCTGAAACAGTATCCACAAAACGTCCCAGGTCTGCACCCCGGTCTAGTGTCTTGAAGAGGAAAGTGCTTATGGATGATACGATGGTGTTGCATGGCGA tactatTCGTCAACAGTTGACAAGTACTGAGGACATACGTCGTGTTAGAAAGAAAGCTCCTTGCACACCCCCTGAGATCTCAACTATTCTTAGACAATTCTTGGAAGATGAAATATTTAGTGAGCCCATTTTTACTG GTATGTCTGCCGGATTGATATTTTTGCATACTGAGACATTTGATCTGAGCAGAACCAAGGTTTCTGAAAATGATCAAGGTAATGCTTCTTCAGAAGTAGCAAAGGATATGGAGTCTTCTGTTGGGCCCAAGGTTGCTGAAGAAAGTGAAATGAATGAGAGTACTGTACCTGTGGGAGTCAGAAGTGATTTAGAAGCACAACCTGCTGACACTTCCATTCACACTGTGACACATCAGGTCGAAGTTTATGACTTTGGATCTTGTGATATTGATTCTCAAGGTCAGATAAAGGCAGTTTCTGATGTACAGGAGCTTAAAAGTTCTCGAGATGAACCCTTGGGGGAGATAACTGAAATAGAAATTGAGAGAGGGAGTGCCGAAGTTGCTGAAGCTGTAAATTGCTCAACTGATCCTGTTTCTGTAGATATTTGCAACGTGACAGCTGACTTGGCAGTGCAGCCAGCTCTTGTTGATAAAATCAATGATCCATCTGCTTTTCTGCCAAAGGATGTATCATGCATGTCACCTGATAAGAAATTGGATTCTCAAACTGTCGAGGGGGATGCTTCTATGGAGGATATGAGCAATGGGAAAGCAGTTAATTCCCTTGAAATTATACAAGGTGATGTTGGAATAGGAGCAGATGGTGATAAAGCTTCACTTGCAAGTGAATTTAATATCCTAGGTTTTGAAAATGGTACCCAAACTTTGGAGGAAACAGAACATAATAAGAATGAGGATGTAGTCCTGCCTGCCGAGTTTGGTTGTGAGGAGAAAGACCCTCTTACTTGCAGTGgagaaattaaaatagactCTATGGATTCTGTAGAGCTTCAATTGGATGTGAGTAATGCTTCTTTGAATGATAAAGAAAATCTAAACTGTCCGGAGTCTGATCCACTGAGTATCATGGATGGAGAAATTCCCGCCCTTGACCGTCCTGGTGTTGAAGATCATAGG GGTTTTGAAGATGCCACAGTTGAGAATGACACAG AATTCCTGAATGTAGATGATAATGAGGTAGCTGAAGAATACGATGAAAGTATGCCATGTACTGAAGAAACTCGTCTTTTTGAGAACAGTGGATGGTCTTCTCGCACCCG gGCTGTTGCCAAGTATCTACAGACATCATTTGATAAGCAAGCTTTACAGGGAAGAAAGGCCCTCACCATGGACAATCTATTAGCTGGTAAAACTCGTAAGGAAGCATCGAGGATGTTTTTTGAGACGCTG GTTCTTAAGACAAGGGATTACATACACGTAGAGCAGGCAAAGCCCTTTGACAACGTAAATATAAAACCTCGAGTAAAGCTCATGAAGTCGGATTTCTGA
- the LOC121259205 gene encoding sister chromatid cohesion 1 protein 4-like isoform X1 has protein sequence MFYSQFILAKKGPLGTIWIAAHLERKLRKNQVADTDIGVSVDSILFPDVPIALRLSSHLLLGVVRIYSRKVNYLFDDCSEALLKIKQAFRSTAVDLPPEESTAPYHSITLPETFDLDDFELPDNENFQGNYVDHHVSTKEQITLQDTMEGVIYSTSQFGLDERFGDGDTSQIGLDLDEELLLSKVVAPRDDGGSDADQQLSIQSVTLMSKDGSYEGIAEASEAMPVNGSGNQVVGLATDTEMLEYAQAPSTPGLLEEPDLSNVQEALACDDHMESEDRNLTGLVAGESTVNAGQRLDHHPGDNNTANLSSWNEFNPNTVEENGSIQGDLEIKQVKPQGFVPPTLSSMECTAEDNCLSNSLPSSNPADQTKPICPVSEFSDGTIGMLNGLDRAEDIHNGVVIDNEPSTPFVHQTDLKFACARVDETVASPGCSHVTSDFEDPVRRTFSSSTGALESKGYLEDDQASSRPEILNDVEIDNDVGVLCSHNKASVSNAVCTLESPEHPEVVNVEARACQEPKENETLNPVAHKFTLSNQSHVLQACNSHLSEPNMSSLGGDERLPNDVTDVCLKQNQISEPPLCGEIQAGSRMLDEQLDNAGADESRLNNLNSSGTSNFPAPEKMLSLPEGLTGKPNDFLAVSTPDKEALPGSVGAGAGIKLISGKKRSFTESTLTVQSLNSVESFGMTRSKRTAESIPDDDDLLSSILVGRRSSVLKMKPTPPVPETVSTKRPRSAPRSSVLKRKVLMDDTMVLHGDTIRQQLTSTEDIRRVRKKAPCTPPEISTILRQFLEDEIFSEPIFTGMSAGLIFLHTETFDLSRTKVSENDQGNASSEVAKDMESSVGPKVAEESEMNESTVPVGVRSDLEAQPADTSIHTVTHQVEVYDFGSCDIDSQGQIKAVSDVQELKSSRDEPLGEITEIEIERGSAEVAEAVNCSTDPVSVDICNVTADLAVQPALVDKINDPSAFLPKDVSCMSPDKKLDSQTVEGDASMEDMSNGKAVNSLEIIQGDVGIGADGDKASLASEFNILGFENGTQTLEETEHNKNEDVVLPAEFGCEEKDPLTCSGEIKIDSMDSVELQLDVSNASLNDKENLNCPESDPLSIMDGEIPALDRPGVEDHRGFEDATVENDTEFLNVDDNEVAEEYDESMPCTEETRLFENSGWSSRTRAVAKYLQTSFDKQALQGRKALTMDNLLAGKTRKEASRMFFETLVLKTRDYIHVEQAKPFDNVNIKPRVKLMKSDF, from the exons ATTCAATTCTTTTTCCCGACGTCCCAATTGCGCTCCGGTTGTCCAGCCATCTACTGCTTGGTGTGGTGAGAATATATTCTAGAAAGGTTAATTATCTGTTCGATGATTGCAGTGAGGCTTTGCTTAAGATAAAGCAAGCTTTTCGCTCCACTGCCGTTGATTTACCACCTGAAGAGTCTACTGCACCATACCATTCTATCACGTTGCCAGAGACTTTTGATCTTGATGATTTTGAGTTGCCAgataatgaaaattttcaagG TAATTATGTTGATCATCACGTGAGTACGAAGGAGCAGATTACACTCCAAGATACAATGGAGGGTGTGATTTATTCAACATCACAGTTTGGATTAGATG AGAGGTTTGGTGATGGCGACACTTCCCAGATTGGGTTAGACCTTGATGAG GAGCTGCTCTTAAGCAAGGTTGTAGCTCCAAGGGATGATGGTGGTTCAGA TGCTGATCAGCAGTTGTCCATCCAATCAGTGACACTTATGTCAAAGGATGGGAGTTATGAGGGGATAGCTGAAGCTTCAGAAGCCATGCCCGTGAATGGAAGTGGAAATCAG GTTGTAGGTCTAGCCACTGATACTGAAATGCTTGAGTATGCTCAGGCTCCATCCACTCCTGGATTATTGGAAGAGCCAGACTTGTCCAATGTTCAGGAGGCTTTGGCCTGTGATGATCATATGGAGTCAGAAGATCGCAATTTAACGGGATTAGTTGCAGGGGAGAGCACAGTAAATGCTGGCCAGAGGTTAGATCATCATCCTGGGGATAATAATACGGCGAATTTGTCTTCATGGAATGAATTTAATCCTAATACCGTTGAGGAGAATGGAAGCATTCAGGGTGACCTGGAGATCAAACAGGTTAAGCCACAGGGATTTGTGCCACCCACCCTATCGAGTATGGAGTGCACGGCGGAAGATAATTGCCTATCAAATTCTTTACCATCTTCAAATCCTGCTGATCAAACTAAACCCATTTGTCCGGTATCAGAATTTTCAGATGGGACCATTGGTATGTTGAATGGTCTGGACAGGGCTGAAGATATCCACAATGGAGTTGTTATAGACAACGAACCCAGTACACCCTTTGTCCATCAAACAGATCTGAAATTTGCCTGCGCTAGGGTGGATGAAACCGTTGCATCTCCTGGTTGCTCTCATGTCACCTCTGATTTTGAGGATCCTGTTCGTAGAACTTTTTCAAGTAGCACTGGTGCACTAGAGTCAAAGGGCTATCTAGAGGATGATCAAGCATCCTCAAGACCTGAAATTCTCAATGATGTTGAAATTGATAATGACGTGGGAGTGTTATGCTCCCATAACAAAGCATCGGTTTCAAATGCTGTCTGTACATTGGAATCACCGGAGCATCCCGAGGTTGTAAATGTTGAAGCTCGTGCTTGTCAAGAACCAAAAGAGAATGAGACTTTAAACCCTGTTGCTCACAAATTTACATTGTCAAATCAATCCCATGTGCTTCAGGCATGCAATTCCCATCTAAGCGAACCTAACATGTCATCTCTTGGAG GCGACGAGCGCCTTCCAAATGATGTTACTGATGTGTgcttaaaacaaaatcaaatttcaGAGCCTCCTCTATGTGGAGAAATTCAGGCAGGTTCCAGGATGTTAGATGAGCAACTGGACAATGCGGGCGCTGATGAGAGTCGGTTGAATAATTTAAATAGTTCTGGGACTTCTAACTTTCCTGCACCTGAAAAGATGCTCTCTCTACCAGAGGGGCTCACTGGTAAACCAAACGATTTTCTAGCAGTGTCTACACCAGACAAAGAAGCACTTCCTGGCAGTGTTGGAGCTGGTGCTGGGATCAAACTCATCTCAGGAAAAAAGCGCAGTTTCACAGAAAGTACTCTAACAGTGCAGAGTTTAAACTCAGTTGAATCTTTTGGCATGACACGATCCAAGAGAACTGCAGAGTCAATtcctgatgatgatgatttgtTGTCTTCCATTTTAG TAGGAAGAAGATCTtcagttttgaaaatgaagcCTACTCCACCTGTACCTGAAACAGTATCCACAAAACGTCCCAGGTCTGCACCCCGGTCTAGTGTCTTGAAGAGGAAAGTGCTTATGGATGATACGATGGTGTTGCATGGCGA tactatTCGTCAACAGTTGACAAGTACTGAGGACATACGTCGTGTTAGAAAGAAAGCTCCTTGCACACCCCCTGAGATCTCAACTATTCTTAGACAATTCTTGGAAGATGAAATATTTAGTGAGCCCATTTTTACTG GTATGTCTGCCGGATTGATATTTTTGCATACTGAGACATTTGATCTGAGCAGAACCAAGGTTTCTGAAAATGATCAAGGTAATGCTTCTTCAGAAGTAGCAAAGGATATGGAGTCTTCTGTTGGGCCCAAGGTTGCTGAAGAAAGTGAAATGAATGAGAGTACTGTACCTGTGGGAGTCAGAAGTGATTTAGAAGCACAACCTGCTGACACTTCCATTCACACTGTGACACATCAGGTCGAAGTTTATGACTTTGGATCTTGTGATATTGATTCTCAAGGTCAGATAAAGGCAGTTTCTGATGTACAGGAGCTTAAAAGTTCTCGAGATGAACCCTTGGGGGAGATAACTGAAATAGAAATTGAGAGAGGGAGTGCCGAAGTTGCTGAAGCTGTAAATTGCTCAACTGATCCTGTTTCTGTAGATATTTGCAACGTGACAGCTGACTTGGCAGTGCAGCCAGCTCTTGTTGATAAAATCAATGATCCATCTGCTTTTCTGCCAAAGGATGTATCATGCATGTCACCTGATAAGAAATTGGATTCTCAAACTGTCGAGGGGGATGCTTCTATGGAGGATATGAGCAATGGGAAAGCAGTTAATTCCCTTGAAATTATACAAGGTGATGTTGGAATAGGAGCAGATGGTGATAAAGCTTCACTTGCAAGTGAATTTAATATCCTAGGTTTTGAAAATGGTACCCAAACTTTGGAGGAAACAGAACATAATAAGAATGAGGATGTAGTCCTGCCTGCCGAGTTTGGTTGTGAGGAGAAAGACCCTCTTACTTGCAGTGgagaaattaaaatagactCTATGGATTCTGTAGAGCTTCAATTGGATGTGAGTAATGCTTCTTTGAATGATAAAGAAAATCTAAACTGTCCGGAGTCTGATCCACTGAGTATCATGGATGGAGAAATTCCCGCCCTTGACCGTCCTGGTGTTGAAGATCATAGG GGTTTTGAAGATGCCACAGTTGAGAATGACACAG AATTCCTGAATGTAGATGATAATGAGGTAGCTGAAGAATACGATGAAAGTATGCCATGTACTGAAGAAACTCGTCTTTTTGAGAACAGTGGATGGTCTTCTCGCACCCG gGCTGTTGCCAAGTATCTACAGACATCATTTGATAAGCAAGCTTTACAGGGAAGAAAGGCCCTCACCATGGACAATCTATTAGCTGGTAAAACTCGTAAGGAAGCATCGAGGATGTTTTTTGAGACGCTG GTTCTTAAGACAAGGGATTACATACACGTAGAGCAGGCAAAGCCCTTTGACAACGTAAATATAAAACCTCGAGTAAAGCTCATGAAGTCGGATTTCTGA
- the LOC121259205 gene encoding sister chromatid cohesion 1 protein 4-like isoform X3 translates to MFYSQFILAKKGPLGTIWIAAHLERKLRKNQVADTDIGVSVDSILFPDVPIALRLSSHLLLGVVRIYSRKVNYLFDDCSEALLKIKQAFRSTAVDLPPEESTAPYHSITLPETFDLDDFELPDNENFQGNYVDHHVSTKEQITLQDTMEGVIYSTSQFGLDERFGDGDTSQIGLDLDEELLLSKVVAPRDDGGSDADQQLSIQSVTLMSKDGSYEGIAEASEAMPVNGSGNQVVGLATDTEMLEYAQAPSTPGLLEEPDLSNVQEALACDDHMESEDRNLTGLVAGESTVNAGQRLDHHPGDNNTANLSSWNEFNPNTVEENGSIQGDLEIKQVKPQGFVPPTLSSMECTAEDNCLSNSLPSSNPADQTKPICPVSEFSDGTIGMLNGLDRAEDIHNGVVIDNEPSTPFVHQTDLKFACARVDETVASPGCSHVTSDFEDPVRRTFSSSTGALESKGYLEDDQASSRPEILNDVEIDNDVGVLCSHNKASVSNAVCTLESPEHPEVVNVEARACQEPKENETLNPVAHKFTLSNQSHVLQACNSHLSEPNMSSLGEPPLCGEIQAGSRMLDEQLDNAGADESRLNNLNSSGTSNFPAPEKMLSLPEGLTGKPNDFLAVSTPDKEALPGSVGAGAGIKLISGKKRSFTESTLTVQSLNSVESFGMTRSKRTAESIPDDDDLLSSILVGRRSSVLKMKPTPPVPETVSTKRPRSAPRSSVLKRKVLMDDTMVLHGDTIRQQLTSTEDIRRVRKKAPCTPPEISTILRQFLEDEIFSEPIFTGMSAGLIFLHTETFDLSRTKVSENDQGNASSEVAKDMESSVGPKVAEESEMNESTVPVGVRSDLEAQPADTSIHTVTHQVEVYDFGSCDIDSQGQIKAVSDVQELKSSRDEPLGEITEIEIERGSAEVAEAVNCSTDPVSVDICNVTADLAVQPALVDKINDPSAFLPKDVSCMSPDKKLDSQTVEGDASMEDMSNGKAVNSLEIIQGDVGIGADGDKASLASEFNILGFENGTQTLEETEHNKNEDVVLPAEFGCEEKDPLTCSGEIKIDSMDSVELQLDVSNASLNDKENLNCPESDPLSIMDGEIPALDRPGVEDHRGFEDATVENDTEFLNVDDNEVAEEYDESMPCTEETRLFENSGWSSRTRAVAKYLQTSFDKQALQGRKALTMDNLLAGKTRKEASRMFFETLVLKTRDYIHVEQAKPFDNVNIKPRVKLMKSDF, encoded by the exons ATTCAATTCTTTTTCCCGACGTCCCAATTGCGCTCCGGTTGTCCAGCCATCTACTGCTTGGTGTGGTGAGAATATATTCTAGAAAGGTTAATTATCTGTTCGATGATTGCAGTGAGGCTTTGCTTAAGATAAAGCAAGCTTTTCGCTCCACTGCCGTTGATTTACCACCTGAAGAGTCTACTGCACCATACCATTCTATCACGTTGCCAGAGACTTTTGATCTTGATGATTTTGAGTTGCCAgataatgaaaattttcaagG TAATTATGTTGATCATCACGTGAGTACGAAGGAGCAGATTACACTCCAAGATACAATGGAGGGTGTGATTTATTCAACATCACAGTTTGGATTAGATG AGAGGTTTGGTGATGGCGACACTTCCCAGATTGGGTTAGACCTTGATGAG GAGCTGCTCTTAAGCAAGGTTGTAGCTCCAAGGGATGATGGTGGTTCAGA TGCTGATCAGCAGTTGTCCATCCAATCAGTGACACTTATGTCAAAGGATGGGAGTTATGAGGGGATAGCTGAAGCTTCAGAAGCCATGCCCGTGAATGGAAGTGGAAATCAG GTTGTAGGTCTAGCCACTGATACTGAAATGCTTGAGTATGCTCAGGCTCCATCCACTCCTGGATTATTGGAAGAGCCAGACTTGTCCAATGTTCAGGAGGCTTTGGCCTGTGATGATCATATGGAGTCAGAAGATCGCAATTTAACGGGATTAGTTGCAGGGGAGAGCACAGTAAATGCTGGCCAGAGGTTAGATCATCATCCTGGGGATAATAATACGGCGAATTTGTCTTCATGGAATGAATTTAATCCTAATACCGTTGAGGAGAATGGAAGCATTCAGGGTGACCTGGAGATCAAACAGGTTAAGCCACAGGGATTTGTGCCACCCACCCTATCGAGTATGGAGTGCACGGCGGAAGATAATTGCCTATCAAATTCTTTACCATCTTCAAATCCTGCTGATCAAACTAAACCCATTTGTCCGGTATCAGAATTTTCAGATGGGACCATTGGTATGTTGAATGGTCTGGACAGGGCTGAAGATATCCACAATGGAGTTGTTATAGACAACGAACCCAGTACACCCTTTGTCCATCAAACAGATCTGAAATTTGCCTGCGCTAGGGTGGATGAAACCGTTGCATCTCCTGGTTGCTCTCATGTCACCTCTGATTTTGAGGATCCTGTTCGTAGAACTTTTTCAAGTAGCACTGGTGCACTAGAGTCAAAGGGCTATCTAGAGGATGATCAAGCATCCTCAAGACCTGAAATTCTCAATGATGTTGAAATTGATAATGACGTGGGAGTGTTATGCTCCCATAACAAAGCATCGGTTTCAAATGCTGTCTGTACATTGGAATCACCGGAGCATCCCGAGGTTGTAAATGTTGAAGCTCGTGCTTGTCAAGAACCAAAAGAGAATGAGACTTTAAACCCTGTTGCTCACAAATTTACATTGTCAAATCAATCCCATGTGCTTCAGGCATGCAATTCCCATCTAAGCGAACCTAACATGTCATCTCTTGGAG AGCCTCCTCTATGTGGAGAAATTCAGGCAGGTTCCAGGATGTTAGATGAGCAACTGGACAATGCGGGCGCTGATGAGAGTCGGTTGAATAATTTAAATAGTTCTGGGACTTCTAACTTTCCTGCACCTGAAAAGATGCTCTCTCTACCAGAGGGGCTCACTGGTAAACCAAACGATTTTCTAGCAGTGTCTACACCAGACAAAGAAGCACTTCCTGGCAGTGTTGGAGCTGGTGCTGGGATCAAACTCATCTCAGGAAAAAAGCGCAGTTTCACAGAAAGTACTCTAACAGTGCAGAGTTTAAACTCAGTTGAATCTTTTGGCATGACACGATCCAAGAGAACTGCAGAGTCAATtcctgatgatgatgatttgtTGTCTTCCATTTTAG TAGGAAGAAGATCTtcagttttgaaaatgaagcCTACTCCACCTGTACCTGAAACAGTATCCACAAAACGTCCCAGGTCTGCACCCCGGTCTAGTGTCTTGAAGAGGAAAGTGCTTATGGATGATACGATGGTGTTGCATGGCGA tactatTCGTCAACAGTTGACAAGTACTGAGGACATACGTCGTGTTAGAAAGAAAGCTCCTTGCACACCCCCTGAGATCTCAACTATTCTTAGACAATTCTTGGAAGATGAAATATTTAGTGAGCCCATTTTTACTG GTATGTCTGCCGGATTGATATTTTTGCATACTGAGACATTTGATCTGAGCAGAACCAAGGTTTCTGAAAATGATCAAGGTAATGCTTCTTCAGAAGTAGCAAAGGATATGGAGTCTTCTGTTGGGCCCAAGGTTGCTGAAGAAAGTGAAATGAATGAGAGTACTGTACCTGTGGGAGTCAGAAGTGATTTAGAAGCACAACCTGCTGACACTTCCATTCACACTGTGACACATCAGGTCGAAGTTTATGACTTTGGATCTTGTGATATTGATTCTCAAGGTCAGATAAAGGCAGTTTCTGATGTACAGGAGCTTAAAAGTTCTCGAGATGAACCCTTGGGGGAGATAACTGAAATAGAAATTGAGAGAGGGAGTGCCGAAGTTGCTGAAGCTGTAAATTGCTCAACTGATCCTGTTTCTGTAGATATTTGCAACGTGACAGCTGACTTGGCAGTGCAGCCAGCTCTTGTTGATAAAATCAATGATCCATCTGCTTTTCTGCCAAAGGATGTATCATGCATGTCACCTGATAAGAAATTGGATTCTCAAACTGTCGAGGGGGATGCTTCTATGGAGGATATGAGCAATGGGAAAGCAGTTAATTCCCTTGAAATTATACAAGGTGATGTTGGAATAGGAGCAGATGGTGATAAAGCTTCACTTGCAAGTGAATTTAATATCCTAGGTTTTGAAAATGGTACCCAAACTTTGGAGGAAACAGAACATAATAAGAATGAGGATGTAGTCCTGCCTGCCGAGTTTGGTTGTGAGGAGAAAGACCCTCTTACTTGCAGTGgagaaattaaaatagactCTATGGATTCTGTAGAGCTTCAATTGGATGTGAGTAATGCTTCTTTGAATGATAAAGAAAATCTAAACTGTCCGGAGTCTGATCCACTGAGTATCATGGATGGAGAAATTCCCGCCCTTGACCGTCCTGGTGTTGAAGATCATAGG GGTTTTGAAGATGCCACAGTTGAGAATGACACAG AATTCCTGAATGTAGATGATAATGAGGTAGCTGAAGAATACGATGAAAGTATGCCATGTACTGAAGAAACTCGTCTTTTTGAGAACAGTGGATGGTCTTCTCGCACCCG gGCTGTTGCCAAGTATCTACAGACATCATTTGATAAGCAAGCTTTACAGGGAAGAAAGGCCCTCACCATGGACAATCTATTAGCTGGTAAAACTCGTAAGGAAGCATCGAGGATGTTTTTTGAGACGCTG GTTCTTAAGACAAGGGATTACATACACGTAGAGCAGGCAAAGCCCTTTGACAACGTAAATATAAAACCTCGAGTAAAGCTCATGAAGTCGGATTTCTGA